In the Pseudoliparis swirei isolate HS2019 ecotype Mariana Trench chromosome 19, NWPU_hadal_v1, whole genome shotgun sequence genome, one interval contains:
- the LOC130209737 gene encoding gastrotropin-like, with protein sequence MAFAGKYEMESQDHYEEFLEEIGLLNAKTDHKVVTQVVQDGNHFTWTQTIPNWTWCNNFTAGQQCELATMKGVKFTAPVTMEGGKISIPFPQYSFTAELVEGKLVMICITSGEKGVTFKRISKRI encoded by the exons ATGGCTTTCGCTGGGAAATATGAGATGGAGAGTCAAGACCACTACGAGGAGTTTCTGGAAGAAATTG GGCTTCTCAATGCCAAGACAGACCACAAAGTGGTAACGCAGGTGGTTCAGGATGGGAACCACTTCACCTGGACACAAACCATCCCCAACTGGACCTGGTGCAATAACTTCACCGCTGGTCAGCAGTGTGAGCTGGCAACGATGAAGGGCGTCAAATTCACG GCTCCTGTCACGATGGAAGGAGGCAAGATTTCAATTCCGTTTCCTCAGTACAGCTTCACAGCAGAGCTCGTTGAGGGAAAGCTAGTAATG ATTTGCATAACTTCAGGAGAGAAGGGTGTGACTTTCAAAAGAATTAGCAAAAGGATCTGA